The Neobacillus sp. PS3-34 genome has a window encoding:
- a CDS encoding iron-containing alcohol dehydrogenase gives MQSFTYWNPTKLIFGKDQLEQLKTEIPQYGKKVLLVYGGGSIKRSGLYEQVLNQLKEIGAEVFELPGVEPNPRITTARKGIEICKNEGIDFILAVGGGSVIDCTKLIAAGAKYDGDAWDLVIKKAFAAEALPFGTVLTLAATGSEMNSGSVITNWETQEKYGWGSPLTFPKFSILDPVNTFTVPKDHTIYGMVDMMTHVFEQYFHQVENTPLQDRMCEGVLTTVIETAPKLINDLENYEYRETILYNGTIALNGMLQMGYRGDWATHNIEHAVSAVYDIPHAGGLAILFPNWMKHNLKENPARFKQLAVRVFGVDPAGKSDEEAGLEGIDKLREFWSSLGAPTRLADYQIDDSNLDLMADKAMANGEFGNFKKLNKEDVLAILRASL, from the coding sequence TTGCAAAGCTTCACTTATTGGAATCCGACTAAATTAATTTTTGGAAAAGATCAACTTGAACAATTAAAAACTGAAATTCCTCAATATGGAAAAAAGGTTTTACTTGTATATGGTGGCGGAAGCATCAAACGCAGCGGTCTTTATGAGCAGGTTTTAAATCAGCTTAAGGAAATTGGCGCTGAAGTGTTTGAACTTCCAGGTGTTGAGCCGAATCCGCGAATCACTACTGCGAGGAAAGGTATCGAAATCTGCAAGAATGAAGGCATCGATTTCATCCTGGCTGTGGGAGGCGGAAGTGTTATCGACTGCACAAAGCTGATTGCTGCAGGTGCAAAATATGATGGAGACGCTTGGGATTTAGTCATTAAAAAAGCATTTGCTGCTGAAGCACTTCCATTTGGAACAGTGCTTACACTTGCTGCAACTGGCTCTGAGATGAACAGTGGCTCGGTTATCACCAACTGGGAAACACAGGAAAAATACGGATGGGGAAGCCCTTTAACATTCCCTAAGTTTTCAATCCTAGATCCGGTTAATACTTTTACTGTTCCGAAGGACCATACGATTTATGGAATGGTCGATATGATGACACACGTTTTTGAACAATATTTCCACCAGGTTGAAAACACTCCGCTTCAGGACCGTATGTGTGAAGGCGTGTTAACGACTGTTATCGAAACAGCTCCGAAGCTGATCAATGATTTAGAGAATTACGAATACCGTGAAACGATTTTATACAATGGAACCATAGCTCTAAATGGCATGCTGCAAATGGGGTACCGTGGTGACTGGGCTACCCATAATATTGAACACGCAGTTTCAGCTGTATATGATATCCCACATGCTGGCGGACTTGCGATTCTCTTCCCGAATTGGATGAAGCACAATCTAAAAGAGAATCCAGCCCGCTTTAAGCAATTAGCTGTTAGAGTGTTTGGCGTAGATCCAGCCGGAAAGTCTGACGAAGAGGCTGGCCTTGAAGGAATTGATAAGCTACGTGAATTCTGGTCAAGCCTTGGTGCGCCTACCCGCCTAGCTGATTATCAAATTGATGACAGCAATCTGGATTTAATGGCTGACAAAGCAATGGCCAACGGCGAGTTTGGTAATTTCAAAAAGCTCAACAAAGAAGATGTACTAGCGATTTTACGTGCTTCCTTATAA
- the pruA gene encoding L-glutamate gamma-semialdehyde dehydrogenase — MVQPYKHEPFTDFTNEKERQGYLEALKTVEGYLGQDYDLVIGGEKITTEDKIVSYNPSNKEEVIGRVSKANQELAEKAMQAAVEAFKTWKKTKAEVRADVLFKAAAIIRRRKHEFSALLTKEAGKPWREADADTAEAIDFLEFYARQMLKLKDGVPVQSRPNEYNRYDYIPLGVGVIISPWNFPLAIMAGTTVAAIVTGNTVLLKPASTTPIVAAKFVEVMGEAGLPAGVLNFVPGSGAEVGDYLVDHKDTRFVSFTGSREVGLRIFERSSKVGEGHLWMKRLIAEMGGKDTIVVDSEADLELAAQSIMASAFGFSGRKCSACSRAIVVEDVYDQVLNRVVELTSQLTVGNPEEQSTFTGPVIDRNAFKKIMEYVEIGKQEGKLMAGGEGDDSKGFFIKPTIFADLDPKSRIMQEEIFGPVVGFSKAKDFNEAIEFANNTEYGLTGAVITTNRAHMEQAREDFHVGNLYFNRGCTGAIVGYQPFGGFNMSGTDSKAGGPDYLLLHMQAKTTSEMY, encoded by the coding sequence ATGGTACAGCCATATAAGCACGAGCCTTTCACAGATTTTACGAATGAAAAAGAGCGCCAGGGATATCTTGAGGCACTGAAAACAGTCGAGGGCTATTTAGGACAGGATTATGATCTTGTTATTGGCGGAGAAAAGATTACGACTGAAGATAAAATCGTTTCCTATAATCCATCAAATAAAGAAGAAGTCATCGGACGCGTTTCAAAAGCGAACCAGGAGCTGGCTGAAAAAGCGATGCAGGCTGCGGTTGAAGCGTTCAAAACATGGAAGAAGACAAAAGCGGAAGTGCGTGCAGACGTATTGTTTAAAGCTGCTGCGATCATTCGCCGCCGCAAGCATGAATTCTCTGCGCTTTTAACAAAGGAAGCAGGTAAGCCATGGAGAGAAGCGGATGCCGATACAGCAGAAGCAATCGACTTCCTTGAATTCTATGCGCGCCAAATGCTGAAATTAAAAGACGGTGTGCCAGTCCAAAGCCGTCCAAATGAATACAACCGTTATGACTATATCCCATTGGGAGTAGGCGTCATCATTTCTCCATGGAACTTCCCATTGGCGATTATGGCAGGAACAACGGTTGCGGCTATCGTGACAGGAAATACTGTTCTATTAAAGCCAGCTTCCACAACTCCAATCGTTGCGGCTAAGTTCGTAGAAGTCATGGGAGAAGCAGGCCTTCCAGCAGGTGTTCTGAACTTCGTTCCAGGCAGCGGTGCTGAAGTGGGCGACTACCTCGTTGATCATAAGGACACTCGTTTTGTCAGCTTTACGGGTTCACGTGAAGTCGGTCTTCGTATTTTTGAACGTTCATCCAAAGTAGGCGAAGGCCATCTGTGGATGAAGCGCCTGATTGCGGAAATGGGCGGAAAAGATACGATCGTCGTTGACAGCGAGGCAGACCTGGAGCTAGCGGCTCAATCGATCATGGCTTCGGCGTTCGGATTCTCCGGCAGAAAATGTTCTGCTTGTTCACGTGCCATTGTTGTGGAAGACGTGTACGACCAGGTGCTGAACCGTGTGGTTGAATTGACCAGCCAATTGACTGTCGGCAATCCTGAGGAGCAAAGCACGTTCACAGGTCCGGTTATTGACCGCAATGCATTCAAAAAGATCATGGAGTACGTGGAAATTGGCAAGCAGGAAGGCAAATTGATGGCAGGTGGAGAAGGCGACGATTCCAAGGGCTTCTTCATCAAACCAACGATTTTCGCTGACCTTGATCCGAAATCCCGCATCATGCAGGAAGAAATTTTTGGCCCGGTTGTCGGCTTCTCAAAAGCGAAGGATTTCAACGAAGCAATTGAGTTTGCGAACAACACCGAGTACGGCTTAACAGGTGCGGTCATCACGACAAACCGTGCACACATGGAACAGGCCCGTGAAGATTTCCATGTCGGAAACCTTTACTTCAACCGCGGCTGTACAGGCGCGATTGTTGGCTACCAGCCATTTGGCGGCTTCAATATGTCCGGAACCGACTCTAAGGCGGGCGGACCAGACTATCTGCTTCTTCATATGCAAGCGAAAACAACATCTGAAATGTATTAA
- a CDS encoding DUF1871 family protein has product METQQINLKLYDELNDWDPFQLGYGHYDTEIADTIQAVHELDAPSALAKRIQGIYEFSFEEFIPMENCLKIARDLLIIKSSESCSL; this is encoded by the coding sequence ATGGAGACTCAACAAATTAATCTCAAGCTCTATGATGAATTGAACGACTGGGATCCTTTCCAGCTTGGCTACGGTCACTACGATACAGAAATAGCGGATACGATTCAGGCTGTCCATGAACTGGATGCTCCATCCGCGCTTGCAAAGAGAATCCAGGGCATTTATGAATTTTCCTTTGAAGAGTTTATCCCTATGGAAAACTGTTTAAAAATAGCGAGGGATTTGCTTATTATTAAATCAAGCGAGTCCTGTTCCTTGTAA
- a CDS encoding DUF378 domain-containing protein: MSAIQRIALALTIIGAINWGLIGFFQFDLVANIFGGQDSAIARIIYGLVGIAGLINLGLLFKPNEELERDPEVRPTR, translated from the coding sequence ATGAGTGCGATTCAACGCATTGCACTGGCATTAACCATTATTGGCGCTATTAACTGGGGATTAATCGGATTTTTCCAATTTGACCTTGTTGCAAATATATTCGGTGGCCAGGATTCAGCGATTGCCAGAATCATTTATGGTTTAGTAGGCATTGCCGGACTTATTAACCTCGGGCTTCTTTTCAAACCGAATGAAGAACTGGAAAGAGATCCAGAAGTCAGGCCGACTCGATAA
- a CDS encoding YugN-like family protein — translation MIELPSKVEGKHFDLYKLEQKLKPMGYTVGGNWEYDHGYFDYEIDDKVGYQFVRLPFKSIDGQLDARNCTVELGRPFILSHKYQRGLDDHAETGTFSGTLNQFSEPVDSDASIPDEFIDRGKGIVDRLEAILIT, via the coding sequence ATGATTGAACTGCCATCAAAAGTAGAGGGAAAGCATTTTGATTTATATAAATTGGAGCAGAAATTGAAACCGATGGGATACACGGTTGGTGGCAATTGGGAATATGACCACGGTTATTTTGATTATGAAATCGATGACAAAGTAGGTTATCAATTTGTCAGGCTGCCGTTTAAATCGATTGATGGCCAGCTCGATGCCAGAAATTGTACAGTGGAGCTGGGAAGGCCGTTTATTCTGTCGCACAAGTACCAGCGGGGGCTAGATGATCATGCCGAAACTGGCACGTTTTCCGGCACCCTCAACCAATTTTCAGAGCCTGTTGATAGTGATGCCAGTATCCCGGATGAATTTATCGACAGGGGAAAAGGGATTGTTGATCGGCTTGAAGCCATACTGATTACTTAA
- a CDS encoding alpha/beta hydrolase translates to MEQAVLNGKQQINDIDVYYEWYPNEAPKGTMVLLHGFLSSTFSFRRLIPLLNQEYEVLSVDLPPFGKSGKSNSFEYSYKNMALTVIHLIEQLGLKNVTLVGHSMGGQIVLNILHLQPGIAEKAVLLCSSGYLKRSRLPLIFTSYIPFFHLYVKFWLARSGVKQNLQQVVYDHSLITDEMLYGYLQPFLEDDIFIALTRMIRDREGDLPEQVLAKIETPCLLIWGEHDRVVPLQTGERLKKDLKNSQLIVLEETGHLVPEERPEEVYSFIQNFLHAEQKAQASSEQAKTACSCEA, encoded by the coding sequence ATGGAACAAGCCGTTTTGAATGGCAAACAACAAATTAATGATATTGATGTGTACTATGAATGGTACCCGAATGAAGCACCGAAGGGCACCATGGTTCTATTGCATGGATTTCTTTCTTCTACGTTCAGCTTCCGTCGACTCATTCCTTTGCTGAATCAGGAATACGAGGTTCTTTCCGTTGACCTTCCTCCCTTTGGAAAAAGCGGAAAATCAAACAGTTTTGAGTATTCCTATAAAAACATGGCTCTCACCGTCATCCATTTGATTGAACAACTCGGATTAAAAAATGTTACCCTGGTCGGACACTCGATGGGCGGTCAAATTGTACTGAACATCCTTCATCTTCAGCCAGGCATTGCCGAAAAGGCGGTATTGCTTTGCAGTTCTGGCTATTTAAAGCGCTCCAGACTCCCTCTTATCTTCACCAGCTATATACCGTTTTTCCATTTGTATGTGAAATTTTGGCTCGCTCGTTCTGGAGTGAAGCAGAACCTTCAGCAGGTTGTCTATGATCATTCCCTTATCACGGATGAAATGCTTTACGGATATTTACAGCCATTTTTGGAGGATGACATTTTCATTGCCCTGACCAGGATGATCCGCGACCGCGAAGGTGATCTACCTGAACAGGTTTTGGCAAAAATCGAGACACCCTGCCTGCTAATATGGGGAGAGCATGACCGGGTTGTTCCTTTACAAACTGGAGAACGGTTAAAGAAGGATTTAAAAAATTCACAGCTCATTGTGCTTGAGGAAACTGGCCATCTCGTCCCGGAGGAACGTCCTGAGGAGGTTTACAGCTTTATACAGAATTTTTTACATGCAGAACAAAAGGCGCAAGCTTCCTCGGAACAAGCAAAAACCGCTTGTTCCTGCGAAGCATAA
- a CDS encoding glucose-6-phosphate isomerase: protein MTHVRFDYSKALTFFGEHELTYLRDAVKVAHHSLHEKTGAGNDFLGWIDLPVDYDKEEFSRIQKSAEKIKSDSDVLIVIGIGGSYLGARAAIEMLQHSFYNALPKEKRSTPQIIFAGNNISSTYIRDVMDLLEGKDFSINVISKSGTTTEPAIAFRLFRKLLEEKYGVEEARKRIYATTDKARGALKTLATEEGYETFVIPDDVGGRYSVLTAVGLLPIAVSGANIEDMMSGAAKAKEDFGHSELEENQAYQYAAVRNALYNKGKTIEMLINYEPGLQYFSEWWKQLFGESEGKDQKGIFPSSANFSTDLHSLGQYVQEGRRDLFETIIKVEKPRHELKISKEDSDLDGLNYLAGETIDFVNNKAFEGTMLAHTDGNVPNLIVSIPAMDEFTFGYLVYFFEKACAMSGYLLGVNPFDQPGVEAYKVNMFALLGKPGFEEKKAELEKRLK from the coding sequence ATGACACACGTTCGTTTTGATTACTCAAAAGCCCTGACATTCTTTGGGGAACATGAACTTACTTATTTGCGCGATGCCGTAAAAGTGGCACACCATTCACTTCATGAAAAAACTGGGGCAGGTAATGACTTTTTAGGATGGATCGACCTTCCAGTTGATTATGATAAAGAGGAATTTTCCCGCATTCAAAAGTCTGCGGAAAAAATTAAATCTGATTCTGATGTGCTGATTGTCATCGGAATTGGCGGCTCCTATCTCGGTGCAAGAGCGGCAATCGAAATGCTGCAGCACAGCTTTTACAATGCTCTTCCAAAAGAAAAACGCAGCACTCCACAAATTATTTTTGCTGGAAATAATATCAGTTCCACTTATATAAGGGACGTAATGGACCTTCTTGAAGGTAAAGACTTCTCCATCAACGTAATTTCTAAATCAGGCACAACCACAGAGCCTGCGATTGCCTTCCGTTTATTCCGCAAGCTTCTTGAGGAAAAGTATGGAGTAGAAGAAGCACGAAAACGTATTTATGCGACCACAGATAAAGCAAGGGGAGCATTAAAAACACTTGCAACTGAAGAAGGATACGAAACGTTTGTTATTCCTGACGATGTCGGCGGACGTTATTCAGTCCTTACGGCTGTTGGCTTGCTTCCAATCGCTGTAAGCGGTGCGAACATCGAAGATATGATGAGCGGTGCAGCAAAAGCAAAAGAAGATTTTGGACATTCTGAGCTTGAAGAGAATCAGGCTTATCAGTATGCAGCAGTTCGAAATGCTCTTTATAACAAAGGCAAAACGATTGAAATGCTAATTAACTACGAGCCAGGTTTACAGTATTTTTCTGAATGGTGGAAGCAGCTGTTTGGCGAAAGTGAAGGAAAAGACCAGAAAGGAATTTTCCCATCTTCAGCTAACTTTTCAACAGATCTGCATTCTCTAGGACAATACGTTCAGGAAGGGCGCCGCGATTTATTCGAAACGATTATCAAGGTCGAAAAGCCGCGCCATGAACTGAAGATTAGTAAAGAGGATAGCGATTTGGACGGTTTAAATTATCTTGCAGGAGAGACAATTGACTTTGTTAATAACAAAGCATTTGAAGGCACGATGCTTGCACATACTGACGGTAATGTACCGAATCTGATTGTATCCATTCCTGCAATGGATGAGTTCACCTTCGGCTATCTTGTTTATTTCTTTGAAAAAGCATGCGCCATGAGTGGCTACCTGCTTGGTGTAAATCCGTTTGACCAGCCTGGGGTAGAGGCATATAAGGTAAATATGTTTGCCCTTTTAGGGAAGCCAGGATTTGAAGAGAAAAAAGCTGAATTAGAAAAACGCCTGAAATAA
- a CDS encoding PH domain-containing protein has protein sequence MGIFDGLMGNASEISVVDIQRDFDKILAQNERIEKAYKLIRDLFIFTNKRLVLVDKQGLTGKKVEYHSIPYKSITHFSIETAGNFDLDAELKIWISGNALPLQKQFNKSLNIYELQSVLAEYVLK, from the coding sequence ATGGGGATTTTTGACGGTTTGATGGGTAATGCTTCCGAGATTAGTGTTGTTGATATTCAAAGAGATTTTGACAAAATTTTGGCTCAAAATGAAAGAATCGAAAAAGCGTATAAGCTAATCAGGGACCTGTTTATTTTCACAAATAAAAGGCTGGTCTTAGTGGACAAGCAAGGTTTGACTGGTAAAAAAGTTGAATATCATTCGATTCCCTATAAGAGCATTACGCATTTCAGCATTGAGACAGCTGGAAATTTTGATTTAGATGCAGAGCTGAAAATCTGGATTTCCGGAAACGCGCTGCCATTGCAAAAGCAGTTTAATAAAAGCCTAAATATATATGAGCTGCAAAGCGTGCTAGCGGAATATGTTCTTAAATAA